In Malus sylvestris chromosome 16, drMalSylv7.2, whole genome shotgun sequence, the following are encoded in one genomic region:
- the LOC126608378 gene encoding importin beta-like SAD2 homolog: MEVAAQIAQLLNETLNPDCAAVHTATEALDRLSQLPQFPYYLLSISTGGEDRGQKVAAAAYLKNFTRRNVDCENPNSKSNVSKEFKDQLLRALLQAEQSVVKILVEVFRIIVVAEFVKQNSWPELVPDLRSAIQNSNLISNGANSQWTTANALTILHALLRPFQYFLNPKVAKEPIPPQLELIAKDILVPLLIVFHQFVEKALGAHGTTDVEAENILLVVSKCMYFTVRSHMPSALVPLLPSFCHDLIAILSSLSFESVVTPQNGYLMRLKTGKRSLLIFCTLITRHRKHSDKLMPDMIKCVLNIVKYTKNVGRLDFLSERILSLAFDVISRVLETGPGWRIVSPHFSSLLDSAIFQALVMNEKDIVEWDEDADEYIRKNLPSDIEEISAWREDLFTARKSAINLIGVMSVSKGPPVGTSTNSLSASSKRKKNEKNKRSNQHASIGELLVLPFLSKFPIPSDANTSQTRIQNDYFGVLMAYGGLLDFLREQQPAYATTLVQTRLLPLYKLSVSLPYLVATANWVLGELASCLPEEMSADVYTSLLKALVMPDNGDISCYPVRVSAAAAIVGLLDNDYPPPEWLPLLQVVIGRIGNNEEESSILFRLLSSVVEVGHENVVVHIPYIVSTLVVGISKCIPTDLEPWPQMVEKGFEALAAIDQSWESFTAEQSEENESSEKWVSSRATIGRAFSSLLQQAWLAPAHHLGREDEVLPPSSCLDYASTLLRSIMLSVTESNAILELKVSELLLVWADLIANWHAWEESEDMSIFECIKEAVSLHKKYGLKNFIVGQMPSPPAPPVPQHSIIQGIGTFISEAALQYPSAMWKICSCIHILLHAPIYSSEIEGVKQSLAVAFCQATYTRFREIKSKPGPLWKPLLLAISSCYLCCPEVVEGILEKDGDGGFQTWMSALGSVSSSSFKPGLPTESEIKLIVLALAKVVERVVVVGKSSGALLRECFTSLMEASIRWKELQEEEEAGGEEETEDDDEIEDDDDDDDDEDSEDDEYEETEEEFLNRYAEAALALENGTVIEEGELEDEDQEMDFEQGCLDEIDLERVVSSLLERYHPVVIQGQAFPPELISSFLEVFPQCRSFFQQ; this comes from the exons ATGGAGGTCGCAGCTCAAATCGCTCAGCTGCTGAACGAGACTCTAAACCCAGACTGCGCCGCCGTCCACACGGCGACCGAAGCACTCGATCGCCTCTCGCAGCTCCCCCAATTCCCTTACTATCTCCTCTCCATCTCCACCG GAGGTGAAGATCGAGGTCAGAAAGTCGCTGCGGCGGCGTACCTTAAAAACTTTACCAGGCGAAATGTGGACTGCGAGAATCCGAATTCGAAATCAAACGTTAGCAAGGAGTTCAAGGACCAGCTTTTGCGGGCATTGCTGCAAGCCGAACAATCGGTTGTCAAAATTTTGGTTGAAGTG TTCCGGATCATTGTTGTTGCCGAGTTTGTTAAGCAGAACTCGTGGCCGGAACTTGTACCCGATTTGCGATCTGCTATTCAAAATAGCAACCTTATTAGCAATGGTGCAAACTCGCAATGGACCACAGCCAATGCCCTTACGATTCTTCACGCACTCCTTAGGCCCTTTCAG TATTTTTTGAATCCTAAAGTTGCCAAGGAGCCAATACCGCCACAGCTAGAGCTAATTGCGAAAGACATTCTTGTGCCCTTGTTAATTGTTTTCCATCAATTTGTCGAAAAG GCTTTGGGTGCTCATGGTACAACAGATGTGGAAGCAGAGAATATCCTTCTGGTTGTCAGCAAATGCATGTATTTTACT GTGAGGTCGCATATGCCATCTGCTTTAGTGCCTCTTCTACCTTCATTTTGTCATGATCTAATTGCCATTCTTAGTTCTTTGAGTTTTGAATCCGTGGTTACTCCACAAAATGGGTACCTGATGAGATTGAAGACTGGGAAAAGAAGTTTGCTCATTTTCTGTACTCTCATTACTCGACACCGGAAGCATTCTGATAA GTTGATGCCAGACATGATAAAATGCGTTCTGAACATAGTAAAATATACCAAAAATGTTGGT AGGCTTGATTTTTTATCGGAGAGGATTCTTTCATTAGCTTTTGATGTGATTTCACGTGTTCTTGAAACAGGGCCT GGATGGAGAATAGTTTCTCCACATTTTTCATCTCTGTTGGACTCTGCAATCTTTCAAGCATTGGTAATGAACGAGAAG GATATCGTAGAGTGGGATGAAGATGCAGATGAGTACATACGAAAGAATCTTCCATCTGACATT GAAGAAATTTCTGCCTGGAGGGAGGATCTATTTACGGCCAGAAAAAGTGCTATCAATTTAATTGGTGTTATGTCAGTGTCAAAG GGACCTCCGGTAGGAACTTCTACTAATAGCTTATCAGCATCATCAAAAcgtaaaaagaatgaaaagaaCAAGAGAAGCAATCAACATGCTTCAATTGGAGAACTATTGGTGCTTCCATTTCTGTCGAAGTTTCCAATTCCTTCTGATGCTAATACATCCCAAACTAGAATTCAGAACGA ttattttggtgttttgatGGCATATGGTGGCTTGTTAGAT TTTCTAAGAGAGCAGCAACCTGCATATGCGACAACTCTGGTTCAAACTCGGTTGCTACCATTGTATAAATTATCAGTCTCCTTACCGTACTTAGTTGCCACTGCAAACTGGGTTCTTGGAGAGCTTGCTTCCTGCCTACCTGAA GAGATGAGTGCAGATGTGTATACCTCATTGCTCAAGGCATTGGTTATGCCTGATAATGGGGATATTTCTTGTTATCCCGTGCGGGTTTCTGCTGCTGCGGCAATTGTGGGACTTCTTGAT AATGACTACCCACCACCTGAGTGGCTTCCTCTCCTTCAAGTTGTGATTGGTAGGATTGGCAATAACGAGGAAGAAAGCTCAATTTTATTTCGTCTTCTCAGTTCTGTGGTGGAGGTGGGACATGAAAATGTTGTAGTTCATATCCCTTACATTGTTTCAACATTAGTTGTTGGAATCTCAAAATGCATTCCCACTGATCTGGAGCCATGGCCTCAG ATGGTTGAAAAGGGCTTTGAAGCATTAGCAGCAATAGATCAATCTTGGGAAAGTTTTACGGCTGAACAATCTGAGGAGAATGAATCGAGTGAAAAGTGGGTATCAAGCCGAGCTACCATCGGTAGagctttctcttctctcttgcAACAGGCTTGGCTTGCACCAGCGCATCACTTG GGACGGGAAGACGAGGTTTTGCCCCCTTCTTCTTGCTTAGATTATGCATCAACATTGCTCCGATCCATCATGCTGTCTGTTACTGAAAGTAATGCAATTCTAGAGCTTAAAGTATCAGAGTTATTATTAGTTTGGGCTGATCTGATTGCCAACTGGCATGCTTGGGAAGAATCAGAGGATATGTCAATCTTTGAGTGCATTAAGGAAGCGGTCAGTCTACACAAAAAATATGGGTTGAAGAATTTTATTGTAGGACAAATGCCATCTCCTCCAGCTCCACCTGTTCCTCAGCATTCCATAATACAAGGCATTGGTACTTTTATAAGCGAGGCTGCCTTACAATATCCATCTGCAATGTGGAAGATTTGCTCTTGTATCCATATACTACTACATGCCCCAATTTACTCATCCGAGATAGAAGGTGTGAAGCAGTCGTTGGCAGTTGCATTTTGTCAGGCAACATATACCCGTTTCAGAGAAATTAAAAGCAAGCCTGGTCCTCTCTGGAAGCCTTTGCTGCTCGCTATATCATCATGCTATTTATGCTGTCCCGAAGTTGTAGAGGGTATATTGGAGAAGGATGGAGATGGAGGATTTCAAACCTGGATGTCTGCACTTGGATCCGTTTCCTCTAGCTCTTTCAAACCGGGGCTACCTACAGAGTCAGAGATAAAGTTGATTG TGCTGGCACTGGCAAAAGTGGTTGAACGGGTGGTGGTAGTTGGAAAGTCATCTGGTGCTTTGTTACGGGAATGCTTTACCTCTCTGATGGAAGCATCTATACGATGGAAAGAACtgcaggaagaagaggaagcaggtggagaagaagagaccgaggatgatgatgaaattgaagatgatgatgatgacgacgaTGATGAG GATTCGGAGGATGATGAATATGAAGAGACTGAGGAAGAGTTTCTGAATAGGTATGCTGAAGCAGCTCTTGCTTTGGAAAACGGTACAGTTATCGAAGAGGGGGAACTAGAAGATGAAGACCAGGAAATGGATTTTGAGCAAG GCTGCTTAGACGAAATTGATCTGGAAAGAGTTGTATCGTCACTTCTGGAGAGATACCATCCTGTAGTCATACAAGGACAGGCATTTCCACCGGAGCTGATTTCGAGTTTCCTAGAAGTTTTCCCTCAATGTAGGTCGTTCTTCCAGCAATAA